The Arthrobacter burdickii genomic interval GACTCCATCCTCAACGACGCCGACCGCGCTGCCGGGCACTGCATGTTCCCCTGCGTTTCGCGCTCGTGCAGCGACCGCCTCGTACTTGACCTTTGACACGCTCCCTGCGAGAGGACCAACGATGACTTCCCCGGTTGCCACCTTCGAAACCCCTGTCAGTGACGTCGACCCCTTCAGTTACGACGTCCTGGAGGATCCGCTGCCCTTCCAAGCCGAGCTCCGCGCCGCCGGGCCGGTTGTGTACCTCAAGAAGTACGACGTCTATGCCCTGAGCCGCTACGAAGAAGTCCACGCGGCCCTGACCGACTGGCAAACATTCCAATCCGCGGCCGGTGTCGGCCTGAGCAATTTTCGCTACGAAAAGCCGTGGCGGCCCCCAAGCCTGCTACTGGAAGCCGACCCGCCGCACCACGACGCCCCCCGCGCGATACTCACAAAGATCCTCGGACCACGTGAAATCCGTCGGCTCTCCGAGTCCTGGGCCGCAGACGCCGAGAACCTCATCGATCAGCTGCTGGCCAATGGCACGGAATTCGATGCCGTCGCCGACCTTGCCGCAGCCTTCCCCCTCCGCGTCTTTCCCGACGCCGTCGGCATACCCCACAAGGGCCGGGAGGATCTTCTGCCCTACGGGAACCACGCCTTCAACGCCTTCGGGCCGGCCAACGAACTGGTAGCCCAAGGCGCCCCCCGTGTCGCCGAGCTGTCCACATCGATCGCCGCCCAGTGCGCACGCGAAGTGCTTACCCCTGACGGGTTCGGGGCCCAGATCTGGGCTGCCGCAGACAGAGGAGACATCACAGAAGCCCAAGCACCACTAATCGTCCGCTCGTTGCTCACGGCCGGAGTGGACACAACCGTCAACGGCCTCGCTGCACTGATTTACGCCTTCGCAACCAACCCCGAGCAGTGGACCCGACTACGCGAAAACCCGGGGCTGGTGCGCACCGCGTTCGACGAAGCCGTGCGGTTTGAATCACCCGTGCAGACGTTCTTCCGGACCACTACGAGAGACATCGAAGTTGGCGGAACAGTCATCCCTGAGGGCCGAAAAATCCTCATGTTCCTGGGATCAGCCAATCGTGACCCCAGGCGCTGGGAAAATCCCGACGAGTTCGACCTCAGTAGGGACCCCTCCGGCCACGTCGGCTTCGGCTTCGGCATCCACCAATGCGTTGGCCAGCACGTCGCCCGCCTGGAA includes:
- a CDS encoding cytochrome P450 → MTSPVATFETPVSDVDPFSYDVLEDPLPFQAELRAAGPVVYLKKYDVYALSRYEEVHAALTDWQTFQSAAGVGLSNFRYEKPWRPPSLLLEADPPHHDAPRAILTKILGPREIRRLSESWAADAENLIDQLLANGTEFDAVADLAAAFPLRVFPDAVGIPHKGREDLLPYGNHAFNAFGPANELVAQGAPRVAELSTSIAAQCAREVLTPDGFGAQIWAAADRGDITEAQAPLIVRSLLTAGVDTTVNGLAALIYAFATNPEQWTRLRENPGLVRTAFDEAVRFESPVQTFFRTTTRDIEVGGTVIPEGRKILMFLGSANRDPRRWENPDEFDLSRDPSGHVGFGFGIHQCVGQHVARLEASTLLSALARRITTIEISGQTRRHHNNTLRAWESLPVRVRAD